A segment of the Juglans regia cultivar Chandler chromosome 15, Walnut 2.0, whole genome shotgun sequence genome:
AGCTGGAGCAGCCCTTGGCTGAAGCTCCAGTACGAGAAACCATGTCGGAAGAGAAGAATTCGAGCGATCAAGTTTTGTACAAAAGGGAGAGCAGTAAGAAGATGAGTGAGAATAGGGCACTCGTGAGAAGAGGTTCTGGAGCCATGGATAGAGGAGGGCTCTATCTTAAGATGGGTTTTCCTTTATATTTAGGGtcgaagaacaagaacaagaaaaataatcagCCTGTGACAAACACAAGTGCAAAAGTCTCTCCGAAGCCTCCGGCACCGGACGGATCTGCAAAGGGTGTGGATAAGGAGTGGTGGAAGAAGAGAATTACAGCCTCTGCGGAAAGTGAAAGTGGGAGGTCGAGTAGCAATGGCGGAAGCATGAAAAGCAGCGGCAGCAGAAGCAGTACAACCGGCAGCACCAATAGCAACAgcagcagaagcagaagcaggAGAACCAACAGCAGGCATGTTAAACTTACTcgaaatttgaataaatattacTCTCATTTTGTAGCAACACCTCTAGAAGTAAtctgatttattattattttttattaaatggttTCGAAAATGGTATAAATTAATCCGTTTATGTTCTGGGTTTTCTCACAATTTTCGAGAACCTGTTCTCGTGTGAAAGTGAAAACAGAGGAGTCCTGTTTCGGCAGGAAAAGAAAATCCCattgaagaaaaatgaagaaaatctcTGCATTTTAAACAATTATCCATCAACAATCAATTGTTTATTCTTAAACCTGAAATTTTTCTAGAAATATGGGTCAAATTTTCTACACGCACCAACTTCTAAGAATCTAATGCTCAGGCGCTTAGATCATTCTGCTTTGGTCAAACCCAGAACTAAGGGCAGAGAGAAAATTATGATGTGTTTTAATAATTACAGGTTTTTCTTGCTAACCAAGCAAGAGTTGGTGATCACTTTTTTAGCAGTTTCTGTCAAATTTGTGTtcattattaattgattttaatgctGACAAATAATTCTGAACATGTAATGCAGCAGCAGGCATGGGAATGGTGGCTGCTGCTGGTCTTTCCTCCGCGCCAAGAAAAAGCAAAATTAGGAGCAAATTAGCTGCCCCTGATTGAAATGGGagtaaaatgatttaagttTTCATGTAATTATTCTTGTAATAATGTTTAGGAATCACAGTAGAGTATACAAGATTATCACAAAGGAAGTCTGCAACTTTAGTATCTTTATATGCTTTACAGACTTTCCAAGATTCcatctttttctctccctttttcaAGAGTTTCCTATGTTATTCACCCTCTGTTTGCCAATACATTAGTGGTTTGATTACTTGATTTAGAAGATCTTAAACTGTTGCCAATCAAAAAAAGATCTTAAACCGTATGCAAGACGCACCATAAATTTTTCTTGCTTTCAAATCAAATCTCGGATCTTATCAATAGAGTAGAGGATGTGTCATATACGCAAGTGGTAAAAACCAATCAAGTTTTAAGATTGTTAgatactaatttgattaaacCTTTAACGCTCAAGATCATAACGTTTCATCATAAATTCGAATCCGATGTTCATGGTGGTCTATTTTATCGACACTGACTTTACTATGATACTAATTgttaaaaatctaattattaatctaaaaattacaACACTATTAAATACTAATCTGATTAAACTTTTAACTCTCGTAATCAAAACAGCCAgtttgaatatataattttgcTTGATGCAAAAGTTGTGTTAATATATATCAGAGTCAATGGAATAAGCCAAAAGTAATTGACTGCAACGTTATTGTCTGTTTCTAGATTCTTCAGCaggtctttctttttctttttctttttataatttatatgaagaaAATTGAAGCTTGGAAAACTCTTGTCCATGCTTTGAACAAGACTACGTCAGTGCATAAGACTAAGGAGATGAACTGAATGAAGTATTAGCAGCCAAATTGGTTATGGAAACTTCCCACAATCCATgcccatcattttcttttctccgaAATTTTCTGGGAAATTTTCTTTGGCTTGTTGAGCACCTAAATCCAAAGTTCTTCATACCACTATTAGCACAGAATCGAGGTGATGGCTAGCTGGAGGCCTTTCATTCTTGATTTAGCTTTTCCATCCAAAGTCGAGAAAAAATAGAGCTTAAACGAAGGATGGAGCCTAATAAAGTTGCTTTCAACTTTTCCAGCAAAAGAAGCTTTTAATAAAGTTGAAGATAAATACGTTGCAGACCAACAATGGCGTGTTTCAAGTAATGACATCAAGAAAGTGTACTCGTTCCAAAAATATCTTGTTTAATTCCTATTAATTTACCTTTTTAATTTCCACCTCAGCTAATGGTGATCCATCCATCTTCTTGACAAAAAGAAGCCATAAATGATAAAACAGCAACCGacaatcattttcttcaaagaataataataatagataatgttaagacatataaataaatctaactttttttatgagtttaaaattttgaaataagtaataattttataaagtatttagaacagaagttttgaatttaaatttaaattttattaatttatttaaatatttcacgttttgagataaatgatgattttacatataataacacCCATAACATGAGAGGAACATTAGTTTGTGAATTGAAATCTGTAACGTTTGCAGTGGTACTCAAGTTCTGCCATACTTTGCTTATAAGCAAagacaaataaacaaaaatcaagaaaaaagatgaacccaaaaagaaaaatgaaaactctccaattttaaataaaaataattttataatttgacgtaccacatcaatttatagatttatttttatgtaatttatttgtgattaaagaattttctttttaaataaattatcaatgaATTATGAAGTTCTGTTTTTAGTCTTTCAATCAAAAGAAGTTCTGTTTCtttcaaaagataaaacaaaaggtGAAGTCCTTGTTCTTAGACCTACATCTACATGTGGCTACTTTAGACCAAAGGGTTGGGCCATAGCTCTGCCTTTGAACCAGGTATGATGCATCTCCAGATTCCATTAGTCAACTCCAAGGAGTATAATAAAATTTCAGATATTTTCGAAATAcagataaaatgatattttcatccAATTAAAACTAATTgtgtaattataaattttaattgacaTGATATCTTATAATAAGATCGGAGTATCGCGTGTCTGTATTCTAAAACtacctaataattacttaaagagtagataatatatatagtctaCAGAGTCTTCCGAATTTCCTTTAATCACCTTGCAACCAAATTAATATGCACAGTGGGCTATTGGTCTTTGATCCAATCCCAGAATATCCGTATAAGACTGCACcatcttataatatattgagAATCATGGTTAATTTTCCTGGTGCAAGACTcggattttcttttctccacATGTTAATTTCCACTGAATATATTATAGAGTACACCTCAATCGGCAATTTTCCATGAGTTGCAGTTGTTCCACGAACTTACTTATCTTCATTTGGTTTTGCTCTTCCACGCGCGCACGATGGTAAAGTATGGTATgaaattcaaactatctcatttcatttacagCATGTGTAAGTAATTAAAGAGTTTGAGAAATTATCTCCATGACTTAAAAGAACCCATTTCTATTATGCACTCTAAAGTAGCTGTTGGCAACATTGATAATTTTGAGAAAGGGAAAACTTCTCTTTACCCTTAACAAGCAAGATAATAGATTTCAATGGACTGATTCcatcatattttgttgaggaataatcttatATTGTCTGTGGATAATATCTtggatatgtttataaaaaataaacaatcattTCTTGTTGaatcggttttatgagatgagttaggtctataaattttttcatgatatCATAGCTAGGTTTAGAACGAATGAGAATCCACACTACTTATTCCGTGACGAGGACCAGGATagatactggcctgcacgtgagggagaatgttgagaaataatcttacATTGTCTATAGATAAGGTCTtagacatatttataaaaaataaataatcatctcttattgaACCGCTCTATAAGATATATCATAGGTATGTGAATTATTGGACTGTATCCATCGGGACACCGGCCCCATTCATCAGAAGTTTTTTTAGGACAGAAACTTCTCTATCATACTAAGCTGGCACTATTGGAATATATGGTTGTTTCAGATTTAATTTCCGACTTTGGTGGACATTTAATTCGTGCCTTGGAAACAAGATCAAGAGGAGAATATAGAAATGGGAGACTGGATCCAATCAGTGCATGACCTCTGTTTGAAAAAACTAATTGATAATTCTTCTCTATTTGACTCTGCCATACCGGCCAACCCTTAATTACTTGGGAAAGAAGATAATCATGACATGCAGCAGTTCGAAACTTCCTCCTGGTGACAAAGCTAGGATTGAAATCAAAGTTAACAAGTCTCGATCAATTATGCAatgtttaaagaaaatgatacatataCATGAACATTTTTCACAATCCTGACCTGTTTTAAATGAGAGACGTTTATGTAAGATAATATTTAAGACcatatttgttatatatctgagtagtgctatatatacttatattttttacttataagactcattttattaattttttttttaaacttaaattttgaagtttgaatttcatgattttcaacatatcattaactgacatgtggagaagtaaattttttataaatttttcttaagtacatttaacatttttctatatatatatatatatatatatattgaagctATCATAATCATAGTTTTCAGCTTTGAAATTGAACTATGATGCTAATTTTCATGGTTGGTACGAGTTATATTTTCCGGAGAAAATGAATAAATGCAACTATTTTACAAGTTTTTGGTGCTCTTTTGATAGTGAGTTgggatgaaagttaaataaaatattgttagaatattatttttttaacattattattattattttgaaatttgaaaaatattaaattgtttattatatatattttgtatagaaatttgagaaagttataatgatgagatggaatgaaaCACTTCTTGTTCCGAATGAGGCCTCACAACTCTTcaacaaaatactattattttccaaattcaaactcatcaaactcaaataacattcaaattagttaaaaaattaataatatcttattaaagAGTtgcataaatatcataaaataagtATGTCTATATCTTTGTATTTATCCTTAGAACAGACTAAATAATAAGGTCCCATTTGGtttctcatctcaattcatttcatttcatctctatATTTAAACATCATCTaagtacaaatatttttcaattttaaatttttaactttttcacataacagattttctaaatttttaaataaaacataaaaaacaacttaaccTTTTCTATTTCCTCCTCTTACCTAACTATTTCTCGGTCAATAGTTTCATGGTACAAATCCATAGCAGCTTCGTTATAAAATCTctcaaaacacaaataattaaataaaaatgcttagcctataaaataattaaaataaaataatttatattcgaTATGATATATTGCATATGATTCTTTtcattataaagtaaatttcacttataatttaatttttatttattattttattattagacttaatactttttaattaattgaatttcataatttgttttattacaATGATCTCAGATGCGTGCACTTTATTCTATGACTATATAATAACATATGAGCTAGAAGAGGTCCACTTATAACTTCACGAGCACGTACAATTGCTGTCATCATGGCcttcatattttatgatgagAAGTGTTACCAccatgatatttatatatattttttataaaataattttatattctaatatatcacattaaaccATATCAtctatttgtaaatttatttttatacaatgactaaaatatttatttgtttatcattacACTAACAAGGCGACTGAGTCCATGTCTTCGTTTTACCTTTCCAAGTCCCCAACAAGTCGTTGCAAAAGCAATGACAATGGAGATAGTAAGGAGATAGTCGCCTTAACAAAATGTTTTGGCAATGGAAATGGAAACGGTCATACAGCACACACTCATCAAATTTTCTTCTGTCCTTTTGTTGTCTTAGAAAAGGCAGTTGATGGAGGCGAACAACATTGTACTTGTTGAGGTCAAATGTCAAAGTAAAGCTTTTAGGTCTCATTTAgacagtgagatgagataagataattttaaataaaaattaaaagttgaataaaatattgttaaaatatttttttaatattattattattttgaaatttgaaaaagttaaattatttattatatttttttgtgaaaatttaaaaaaattataataataagatgagataaaatgaaaccgACTCTGTATCATGCCTTAGTTTTGGgagaaaaaaagttattcaAGTGGTCTATTGGTTTCTTTTGACACGGAAGAACCATTGAATGGCGATTGTGGACAAATTGTCACATGATCAGCTATAGACATTTTGGctcacaaaaaattattaacaaagTAAATGATaccatatttttaataaatactaaattttagtgatatgatatatattaacaagaaaaatactACTTGCCATCTCCTATACTATACACCAATATATATGTGAATTATCATATTTCTCATTTTagttaaatacaaatatattgatgtgtatatatatatgtttaaatagaaggataaaaatgacaaatcacatattgatacACATGTTAGAACATATATTTGCTTGGAGAATGCTAACAATCAACTATCAAGATTgtccaatattattttttcttttattttttaaaggttaAAATTTGATTGGTGATGTTACTtgtcaatttttaataatttgagagtgtAATACATAATTTAGatcatttaaaatgtaaatGTGAAATACCTAATTGGAATGGAAGGTGGATTTAGTATTGATAAAGTATTTATTGGAAGCATTTAGATTAGCATTTCAAGCTCAACATTTGAgatttgtttggatagtaagataagatgaattaataaaatattattataatattattattattttaaaatttaataaaataaaatcatttattatattttatataaaaattttaaaaaattataataataaaataaaataaaataaaatcatctgtATATCCAAATTGAGCCTcaagcattttagtttttaggtttttgttttaaattttaattcagaATTCTCGAAAGTAAAAGCTAAAGTGCTTCTTTTCTAGTTTTAAACAGTGGAGCCTGacacaaaggaaaagaaaatagcaGCAACTGTCAACAGAACCCGGCGGGCCGAACTAAACAAAACGGTACCATAAATTCACTTCGTAAAATCTATCTGACACTCACTCTCCctctttgctctctctctctctctctctcttctcgacCCATTCTGAATATAGACACCATCGCAACACCTTTTGATTGTCTCTCATTCTCGTTGGCTTTGACAGGTAATCTCTTCTAAGATCCTAGATCATTGTCTTCCAGATTGCAATTCTAATTCCTTAGTTTCCTCTTGATCTTTATGTGAACTGTGTTGGGTTTTAGTTTGAGAGTTTACCGGTTTTAAAGGATTTGCGATCTGGGTAATCATGTAATCGGATTTGGGTTTTTGGGGTCAAATTCTAGTGGATTTTCTGTTTCGCGCTAATATTTGAGTTAGTCAGGTTTTAATTGTAATGTGATGATGATCCAACCTTATGGTGCTCtaatcaatgtttttttttttttcctccactcATCATATTTGTGGGCTTTTCTAGGATAGCTTGGATAAAGGACTTTCTTTGGCTTCAGTTTTAATCTATGTGAtttaaaattctttctttttcttggtcaAATTGGTCCAATTCGTgcttaatttgtatttttttatttatttatttcaatttgttaTATTATGCGTTTTAGCTATGTTTGCTAATTAATGGTTGTGGACGGAAGTTGTGTAGTTTTGAATCATATGATTGAGCTTCTGGACAGTTTGTGTTCTTAGGAATCTGGAGGACAAAGGACTTGTCTGGTCATGGCTAGTAATGCAGCAGCCTGTGCCGAGAGAGCAACGAGCGATATGCTAATTGGTCCCGACTGGGCAATAAATATCGAGTTGTGCGATATCATTAACATGGACCCCGGGTATCATTCTCATGCTTTCCTTGTTTTTCATTTCAGCTGGCATTCTTGTTGCGGATATGGGATAACCTAAATTTCTACAAAGCATGATTTTGGTTAGTGCAATCGAGTGATTGTT
Coding sequences within it:
- the LOC108999521 gene encoding uncharacterized protein LOC108999521, which gives rise to MLNSGTKQLQNSAPSPDRIGHGSDSRDSHQATRNYGSRVEKAAQKYYTKHNSWNGMEVRSAPSTKAVDDDESDVCPPPSWKTSPPRSPQRRAKHYRSLSPGSRTEVIARGQEELMEMVRNMPESCYELTLKDIVELEQPLAEAPVRETMSEEKNSSDQVLYKRESSKKMSENRALVRRGSGAMDRGGLYLKMGFPLYLGSKNKNKKNNQPVTNTSAKVSPKPPAPDGSAKGVDKEWWKKRITASAESESGRSSSNGGSMKSSGSRSSTTGSTNSNSSRSRSRRTNSSSRHGNGGCCWSFLRAKKKQN